In the Mesorhizobium sp. J428 genome, one interval contains:
- a CDS encoding strawberry notch family protein — translation MNIVSGPLAVARTAAPLAAPASDAIDTAQAFHRAAVSLLPFLEQGKAITTAALRTAMTDSFGGTDAQGFWVWKDAYEALEAAQVLFLRRFGPTILSRSATPQATLGMMRRIAELVPTHTRRSDESQAMQQLSTPLLLSFVTAHAAAISSSDIVLEPSAGTGLLAVHSEIARASIALNELAATRADLLGLLFPRAPVSRHDAAHIDDHLDAAVQPSVVLMNPPFTVGAYVDGHVADAAWRHLSSAFARLRARGRLVAITGTGLSPENPKWRPAFEGLQQQGRIIFTAAIDGRVYARHGTTAETRLTIIDKVPAADPSGFVASPGKALDVETLLSWVSALPPRAPGGFPDSIGALSSDILRHAAIQMAARSAPGAAPVAVAASVAKTTRPARPVARAKPTRPVVPDATPADPLAYELRDWMPEEGGRLTDTIYEPYALQSIHIARAKPHPTALVQSAAMAAVAPPKPSYRPLLPDAIVDEGKLSDAQIESVIYAGEAHSGHLSGTWTVDETCDVVSAAPEGAENAVRFRRGWFLGDGTGCGKGRQVAGIILDNWLQGRRRAIWISKSDKLLEDAQRDWAALGQERLLVQPLSRYRQGTPIRLAEGILFTTYATLRSQERDGKKSRIAQIIDWVGKDFGGVVVFDEAHAMANAAGGKSERGEVAPSQQGRAGLRLQHALPDARIVYVSATGATAVENLAYAQRLGIWGSEDFPFANRAEFVAAIEDGGVAAMEVLARDLKSLGLYTSRSLSYDGVEYDLLEHELTDEQIRIYNAYADAFQVIHNNLTAALEATNITSDAGTLNRNAKAAARSAFESTKQRFFNHLITSMMTPTLIGAIEKDRADGHSAVVQIVSTGEALMERRLAEIPTEEWSDLHVDVTPREYVGGYLMHSFPTQLFEEYSDAEGNVYSRPVHDADGNPVQCREAVRRRDEMIERLASLPPVGSALDQIIHHFGTDTVAEVTGRSRRTVRKTGRDGIDRLAVENRPGSANLAETQSFMDDDKSVLIFSDAGGTGRSYHADLGARNQRLRKHYLLEAGWRADNAIQGLGRTHRTNQAQSPLFRPMAANVKAGKRFLSTIARRLDTLGAITRGQRQTGGAGLFRSEDNLESPYARAALRQFYWLLHHGKIEGCSLTSFETVTGLSLTTDEGGLRDELPPITTWLNRLLALRIETQNLLFEVFEQLMAAKVEGAIAAGAYDKGLETITAESIVVTDRRTVYTHPVSGAQSHVLTVARKDRILPLGLVDALAIARAEPQSVLLVNTRSSRAAIQLPTASLMLDDGTVEHRVRLLRPTDELRFGLDALAETHWQPADRKLFCELWQTEVAAVPEFTTSTFHIVTGLLLPIWRRLPDHDCQVYRIQTDAGERIIGRHIAPTMVATMLRNLGIDNMPTLALEDAWTGLVEGRIGLQLADGLILRRSRVMSDYRVELIGFTDAMIPRLKALGLISEIISWKLRLFIPTGGQGSAILASLFDRHTLVGVTDRTAAA, via the coding sequence ATGAACATTGTTTCGGGCCCATTGGCCGTCGCCCGGACGGCCGCTCCCCTTGCCGCACCAGCATCCGACGCCATCGACACCGCCCAGGCGTTTCACCGGGCGGCAGTGTCGCTCTTGCCCTTTCTCGAACAGGGCAAAGCCATCACCACCGCGGCATTACGCACGGCCATGACCGACAGCTTCGGCGGCACCGACGCACAAGGTTTCTGGGTCTGGAAAGACGCCTATGAGGCGCTCGAAGCCGCCCAGGTTCTGTTTCTGCGCCGCTTCGGACCGACGATCCTGTCTCGGTCCGCCACGCCGCAGGCGACACTGGGGATGATGAGGCGTATCGCCGAACTTGTTCCCACCCACACGCGCCGCTCGGACGAGAGCCAGGCCATGCAGCAGCTGTCGACGCCCCTGCTGCTCTCCTTCGTCACCGCGCACGCAGCCGCGATCTCCTCTTCGGACATCGTTCTCGAACCCTCGGCCGGCACAGGCCTTCTCGCCGTCCATTCTGAGATCGCCCGAGCCTCGATCGCCCTCAACGAGCTTGCCGCGACGCGCGCCGATCTGCTCGGCCTGCTGTTTCCGCGTGCCCCCGTTTCCCGGCACGACGCAGCCCATATCGACGATCATCTCGATGCGGCGGTGCAGCCCTCCGTCGTCCTTATGAACCCGCCCTTTACCGTCGGAGCCTATGTCGACGGCCATGTCGCCGATGCGGCATGGCGGCACCTGTCCTCCGCATTCGCCCGGCTGCGCGCCCGCGGGCGACTTGTCGCCATCACCGGCACCGGGCTCTCGCCGGAGAATCCCAAATGGCGGCCTGCCTTCGAGGGGCTCCAGCAGCAGGGCAGGATCATCTTCACAGCCGCGATCGATGGCCGTGTTTATGCCCGCCATGGCACCACGGCCGAAACCCGCCTGACGATCATCGACAAGGTGCCCGCGGCAGACCCGTCCGGATTCGTTGCGTCGCCGGGCAAGGCCTTAGACGTTGAAACGCTGCTGTCGTGGGTATCCGCCCTTCCGCCCCGCGCACCGGGCGGCTTTCCGGACTCGATCGGTGCCCTATCGAGCGACATCCTGCGCCATGCCGCCATTCAGATGGCCGCGCGATCCGCGCCGGGAGCCGCACCCGTCGCAGTTGCGGCGTCCGTTGCGAAGACCACCCGGCCGGCCCGTCCGGTTGCCCGGGCGAAGCCCACCCGACCGGTCGTGCCAGACGCCACGCCTGCCGATCCGCTTGCCTATGAACTGCGCGACTGGATGCCGGAGGAGGGCGGCCGGCTCACTGACACGATCTACGAGCCCTACGCGCTCCAGTCGATCCACATCGCGCGCGCCAAACCGCATCCGACAGCCCTCGTTCAGTCAGCCGCCATGGCTGCGGTCGCGCCGCCGAAGCCGTCCTACCGGCCCCTCCTGCCGGATGCGATCGTCGACGAGGGCAAGCTGTCCGACGCCCAGATCGAAAGTGTGATCTATGCCGGTGAGGCGCATTCCGGTCACCTCTCCGGCACGTGGACGGTCGACGAAACCTGCGATGTCGTCTCGGCCGCCCCCGAAGGCGCCGAGAACGCCGTCCGCTTCCGCCGTGGATGGTTTTTGGGCGATGGAACCGGCTGCGGCAAGGGACGACAGGTTGCCGGAATAATTCTCGACAACTGGCTGCAAGGCCGTCGCCGCGCGATCTGGATTTCCAAATCGGACAAGCTTCTGGAAGACGCCCAGCGCGACTGGGCAGCGCTCGGACAGGAGCGCCTTCTCGTCCAGCCTCTCTCGCGCTATCGGCAGGGCACACCGATCCGCCTTGCCGAAGGCATCCTGTTCACAACCTACGCCACACTCCGCTCGCAGGAGCGCGACGGCAAGAAATCCCGCATCGCCCAGATCATCGACTGGGTCGGAAAGGACTTCGGTGGCGTGGTGGTGTTTGATGAAGCCCACGCTATGGCCAATGCCGCCGGCGGCAAGAGCGAGCGCGGTGAAGTGGCTCCCTCACAACAAGGCAGGGCGGGCTTGCGCCTGCAGCATGCGCTGCCCGACGCCCGCATCGTCTATGTCTCGGCAACAGGGGCGACCGCCGTCGAGAACCTTGCCTATGCGCAGCGCCTCGGCATCTGGGGTAGCGAGGATTTTCCGTTCGCCAACCGTGCCGAGTTCGTCGCGGCGATCGAGGACGGCGGGGTGGCGGCGATGGAAGTGCTCGCGCGCGACCTCAAGTCGCTCGGGCTCTACACGTCGCGCTCGCTCTCCTATGACGGCGTCGAATACGACCTGCTCGAGCACGAACTGACCGACGAGCAGATCCGTATCTACAATGCCTATGCGGACGCCTTCCAGGTCATTCATAACAACCTGACCGCGGCGCTCGAAGCAACGAACATCACAAGCGATGCCGGCACGCTGAACCGCAACGCCAAGGCCGCAGCGCGCTCGGCCTTCGAGAGCACCAAGCAGCGCTTCTTCAATCACCTCATCACCTCGATGATGACGCCGACGCTGATCGGCGCGATCGAGAAGGACCGGGCCGATGGCCATTCCGCGGTGGTGCAGATCGTCTCGACTGGCGAGGCGCTGATGGAACGGCGGTTGGCGGAAATCCCGACCGAGGAATGGTCCGATCTCCATGTCGATGTGACGCCACGCGAATACGTCGGCGGGTATTTGATGCACTCGTTCCCGACGCAACTGTTCGAGGAATATTCGGACGCCGAGGGCAATGTTTATTCGCGGCCCGTGCATGACGCCGATGGCAATCCGGTGCAGTGCCGGGAGGCGGTGCGCCGGCGTGACGAAATGATCGAAAGGCTGGCCTCGCTGCCGCCAGTCGGCAGCGCGCTCGATCAGATCATCCATCATTTCGGCACCGACACCGTTGCCGAGGTGACCGGGCGCTCGCGCCGTACCGTCAGGAAGACCGGCCGCGACGGCATCGACCGGCTCGCCGTCGAGAACCGTCCGGGTTCGGCCAATCTCGCCGAGACCCAGAGCTTCATGGATGACGACAAAAGCGTGCTGATCTTTTCCGACGCCGGCGGCACTGGTCGCTCCTATCACGCCGATCTTGGGGCCAGGAACCAGAGGCTGCGCAAGCACTATCTGTTGGAAGCCGGCTGGCGCGCCGACAATGCGATCCAGGGTCTCGGACGGACCCATCGCACCAACCAGGCGCAGTCGCCTCTGTTCCGGCCGATGGCCGCCAATGTGAAGGCGGGCAAGCGCTTCCTGTCGACCATCGCACGACGGCTCGACACGTTGGGCGCGATTACGCGCGGCCAGCGCCAGACCGGCGGCGCAGGGCTGTTCCGGTCCGAGGACAATCTGGAAAGCCCCTATGCCCGCGCCGCACTACGCCAGTTCTACTGGCTGCTGCACCACGGCAAGATCGAGGGCTGCTCGCTCACGAGTTTCGAGACAGTCACCGGCCTGTCGCTGACCACGGACGAGGGCGGTTTGCGCGACGAGCTGCCGCCGATCACGACCTGGCTCAACCGGCTGCTGGCCCTGCGTATCGAAACCCAGAATCTGCTCTTCGAAGTGTTCGAGCAGTTGATGGCGGCGAAGGTTGAGGGCGCCATTGCCGCCGGCGCCTACGACAAGGGGCTGGAGACGATCACGGCGGAAAGCATCGTCGTCACCGACCGCAGGACCGTCTACACCCACCCGGTCTCAGGTGCGCAGTCACACGTGCTCACCGTCGCGCGCAAAGACCGCATTCTCCCGCTCGGCCTGGTCGACGCACTGGCTATCGCACGTGCGGAGCCGCAATCGGTCCTGCTGGTCAACACGCGATCGAGCCGCGCGGCGATCCAGCTTCCGACCGCGAGCCTCATGCTCGACGATGGCACTGTCGAACACCGCGTGCGCTTGCTTCGGCCGACCGACGAGCTGCGCTTCGGCCTCGACGCCCTTGCCGAAACCCATTGGCAGCCGGCCGACCGAAAGCTGTTCTGCGAGTTGTGGCAGACGGAGGTCGCCGCCGTCCCGGAGTTCACCACCAGCACATTCCACATCGTCACGGGACTCCTCCTGCCGATCTGGCGGCGTCTGCCTGACCATGATTGCCAGGTCTACCGGATCCAGACCGACGCGGGCGAACGCATCATCGGCCGCCACATCGCGCCGACGATGGTGGCGACCATGTTGCGCAATCTCGGTATAGACAACATGCCGACGCTAGCACTGGAGGACGCCTGGACCGGGCTAGTCGAAGGACGGATCGGACTGCAGCTTGCCGATGGCCTGATCCTGCGCCGCAGCCGCGTCATGAGCGACTATCGCGTCGAATTGATCGGCTTCACCGACGCGATGATTCCGCGTCTCAAGGCCCTCGGCCTGATCTCCGAAATCATCTCCTGGAAGCTGCGATTGTTCATCCCAACGGGTGGGCAAGGCTCCGCCATCCTTGCCTCACTTTTCGATCGCCACACGCTGGTCGGGGTCACCGACCGCACGGCGGCAGCGTGA
- a CDS encoding lantibiotic dehydratase family protein, producing the protein MAVGAIFEIGASVGLLLLFEPDIELGLPAGSDGAHAGARRPFGVEVPM; encoded by the coding sequence ATGGCTGTGGGAGCGATTTTCGAGATCGGTGCCAGCGTCGGCCTTTTGCTGCTGTTCGAACCGGATATCGAACTCGGCCTGCCGGCGGGGAGCGATGGAGCACACGCCGGCGCTCGCCGACCTTTCGGCGTCGAGGTGCCTATGTGA
- a CDS encoding DUF1419 domain-containing protein, which yields MTSPPPFRKVFDGVATREQMFQLFNRHKDTPGVDPISGTPYTGEYFEIAAEQYHFMLALLPPLFMRTGMFGMSEFKAGNVTSVFCAMRIRGRERWFHGFCDLSDKRSPDTMRAAIIAHETGAVDSMTREEKLEAIWSATNADFRGIAGEANPDAWLVEHHSKRTILVHAVGQGTTLKLLEDLSDEEIDSRMQNVRARSRRGGASDAEPS from the coding sequence ATGACCTCACCCCCACCGTTCCGCAAGGTGTTCGACGGCGTCGCAACGCGCGAGCAGATGTTCCAGCTTTTCAACCGGCATAAGGACACTCCTGGTGTCGATCCAATTTCCGGCACGCCCTATACGGGCGAATATTTCGAGATTGCCGCCGAGCAATACCACTTCATGCTCGCTCTCCTGCCGCCGCTTTTCATGCGCACGGGCATGTTCGGCATGTCCGAATTCAAGGCCGGCAATGTCACAAGCGTGTTTTGCGCGATGAGGATCCGCGGTCGCGAACGGTGGTTCCACGGCTTCTGCGACCTCTCCGACAAACGCAGTCCGGACACCATGCGCGCGGCCATCATCGCCCACGAGACGGGCGCCGTCGACAGCATGACGCGCGAGGAAAAGCTCGAGGCGATCTGGTCCGCCACCAATGCCGACTTCAGGGGCATCGCCGGCGAGGCAAACCCGGACGCCTGGCTCGTCGAACATCACAGCAAGCGGACCATCCTTGTTCACGCCGTCGGGCAGGGCACCACCCTCAAGCTCCTGGAGGATCTCTCCGACGAAGAGATAGACAGCCGAATGCAGAACGTCCGCGCACGGTCGAGGAGGGGAGGGGCGAGCGATGCGGAGCCATCATAA
- a CDS encoding ParB/RepB/Spo0J family partition protein, translating into MAKSAIQKIAMNPSENIAYDKLVLSQENVRRVKDGLTIEQLAEDIGRRKLLQSLNVRPVLDGDGEETGSFEVPAGGRRYLALGILVKQKRLAKNEPIPCIVNRSGATSAQEDSLAENVHRENLHPLDQFRAFKALKEQGLDVEEIAARFFVSAATVKQRLRLASVSPTLLELYERDEIRLEQIMAFSISHDHARQKQVWERINNNPNMREPYYIRRLLTETTVRADDRRAVYVGAEAYEAAGGVILRDLFEQDGGGWFQDAALLEQLVFDRLKIAAEAVRADGWKWVEAAISFPYGHTSGMRRLYAEPAEMSAEEIARYDAVKAEYDALDAKYAEMEDADQDIEDKLDQLGGELDAFSDRPQVYDPAQKAIAGAFLTLGANGQLQVEAGFVRPEDEPRAEVDYEEEADSEDRDVSQPDEDGAGVVVNGRHTNGGSDTPEEPEDEGIKPLPERLVFDLTAQKTLALRNALASDVDIAFVTVLHALVLQVFYRFAKDSCLEISMVSNSFGQVQGLAETPWAKEIAERHEAWDRDMPDSDKLWEFLLGLDEASREALFAHCASLSLNAVVEPWNKRPGALAHADELAATLGFDMVEAGWSPTLDNYLGRVTKARIVQAVREARGEDSAQLIDHMKKDLMAREAARLLEGSNWLPEPLRLGGDAAVSEAVEVVTGDVTDETAVDGDAAELPAFLADDTGMSSDEPVTVPGEEPDHLQAAE; encoded by the coding sequence ATGGCAAAGAGCGCCATTCAGAAGATCGCAATGAACCCCTCGGAGAACATCGCCTACGACAAGCTGGTGCTGTCGCAGGAGAATGTTCGCCGGGTGAAGGACGGCCTCACCATCGAGCAGCTCGCCGAGGACATTGGTCGACGCAAGCTCCTGCAGAGCCTGAACGTCCGTCCCGTGCTCGACGGCGACGGCGAGGAAACCGGCTCCTTCGAAGTGCCAGCGGGCGGCCGCCGCTATCTCGCGTTGGGCATTCTCGTCAAGCAGAAGCGTCTGGCGAAGAACGAGCCCATCCCCTGCATCGTCAACCGTAGCGGAGCAACCTCGGCCCAAGAGGATTCGCTTGCCGAAAACGTGCATCGCGAGAACCTGCATCCGCTCGACCAGTTTCGCGCGTTCAAGGCGCTGAAAGAGCAGGGCCTCGACGTTGAGGAGATCGCCGCACGCTTCTTTGTGTCGGCCGCGACCGTCAAGCAGCGGCTGAGGCTCGCCTCGGTTTCGCCAACGCTGCTCGAGCTCTACGAACGGGATGAGATCCGGCTCGAGCAGATCATGGCGTTCTCGATCTCCCACGACCATGCCCGCCAGAAGCAGGTCTGGGAGCGCATCAACAACAACCCGAATATGCGGGAGCCCTATTACATCAGGCGCCTGCTGACGGAGACCACGGTGCGTGCCGACGATCGCCGCGCAGTCTATGTGGGCGCCGAAGCTTACGAGGCTGCCGGCGGCGTCATCCTGCGTGACCTGTTCGAGCAGGATGGTGGCGGCTGGTTCCAGGATGCAGCGCTCCTCGAGCAGTTGGTCTTCGACAGGCTGAAGATCGCCGCGGAGGCCGTTCGCGCCGACGGCTGGAAGTGGGTCGAGGCGGCGATCAGCTTTCCCTATGGCCACACCTCCGGCATGCGGCGTCTCTACGCCGAGCCGGCGGAGATGAGCGCCGAGGAGATCGCCCGCTACGATGCGGTGAAGGCCGAGTATGATGCGCTCGACGCGAAGTATGCGGAGATGGAGGACGCCGACCAGGACATCGAGGACAAGCTCGATCAGCTCGGCGGCGAACTCGACGCGTTCAGCGATCGTCCCCAGGTCTACGATCCGGCGCAGAAGGCCATCGCCGGCGCGTTTCTGACCCTCGGTGCCAATGGCCAGCTTCAGGTTGAAGCCGGCTTTGTCCGTCCCGAGGATGAGCCGCGCGCCGAAGTCGACTACGAAGAGGAGGCTGACAGCGAGGATCGCGACGTGTCGCAGCCCGACGAGGACGGCGCTGGCGTCGTCGTCAACGGTCGGCACACGAACGGCGGATCCGATACGCCGGAGGAACCCGAGGACGAAGGCATCAAGCCGCTGCCCGAACGGCTCGTTTTCGATCTCACCGCGCAGAAGACGCTTGCGCTGCGCAACGCATTGGCAAGTGACGTCGACATCGCCTTCGTCACGGTCCTGCACGCGCTCGTGCTGCAGGTGTTCTACCGGTTCGCCAAGGACAGCTGCCTCGAGATCAGCATGGTGAGCAACAGCTTCGGCCAAGTCCAGGGTCTCGCCGAGACTCCCTGGGCGAAGGAGATCGCCGAGCGGCACGAGGCCTGGGACAGGGATATGCCAGACAGCGACAAGCTGTGGGAATTCTTGCTCGGTCTCGACGAGGCGAGCCGCGAGGCGCTGTTCGCGCACTGCGCTTCGCTCTCGCTCAACGCCGTGGTCGAGCCCTGGAACAAGCGGCCGGGCGCGCTTGCTCATGCCGATGAGCTGGCCGCCACGCTCGGCTTCGACATGGTCGAGGCTGGCTGGTCGCCCACATTGGACAACTATCTCGGCCGCGTCACCAAGGCCCGGATCGTTCAGGCAGTCCGTGAAGCACGTGGCGAGGACTCCGCGCAGCTGATCGACCATATGAAGAAGGACTTGATGGCACGTGAGGCCGCTCGTCTTCTCGAGGGGTCGAACTGGCTGCCCGAGCCGCTGCGCCTTGGCGGCGACGCCGCGGTTAGTGAAGCCGTCGAAGTCGTCACCGGCGATGTGACGGACGAGACGGCTGTCGACGGCGATGCCGCCGAGCTTCCGGCCTTCCTCGCCGACGATACCGGCATGTCCTCCGATGAACCGGTGACCGTCCCCGGCGAGGAACCCGACCACCTCCAGGCCGCCGAATAA
- a CDS encoding tyrosine-type recombinase/integrase → MIVRAAPGYPPIPAEFPLLLSNQMQIIEPAFAYLIEQAELRAHSLETVRTYGEHLYDWFDTLEQSELSWDTVDEGTIMAYRNRMLETPSPYTGRPYARSTINDRVRSVCRFYAWAHRRKMIDELPFSYRDAPPIRAASKGFLAHAAGKPALGNILTVAEYETLPRPLRVRDLHRLLAALDMPYRLIAEWAVTSGMRRMELCALTVDQVPRSDRLHMEDHPLVGIPLTVTKGSRRRTVYPPLRLIDRTNWYIGEDRAGLITRLRRRDSSYAPPNTLFLNRRGAPITKARLSAAFARGFAAAGLDGSAHWLRHTFATVMLVRLQAEAQRNPDINPLKVLQVLLGHASIETTAIYLRCVELHGDEIAETIEYLYGRVIDDAY, encoded by the coding sequence ATGATCGTTCGTGCCGCGCCTGGCTATCCTCCAATCCCGGCCGAGTTTCCCCTCCTCCTTTCCAATCAGATGCAGATCATCGAACCCGCCTTCGCCTATCTGATTGAGCAGGCTGAGTTGCGGGCGCACTCGCTGGAAACGGTCCGAACCTATGGCGAGCATCTTTACGACTGGTTCGACACGCTCGAACAATCGGAGCTGTCCTGGGACACGGTCGATGAAGGCACCATCATGGCCTATCGAAACAGGATGCTTGAGACGCCGAGCCCGTATACGGGAAGGCCGTATGCCCGCTCGACCATCAATGACCGGGTCCGGTCGGTCTGCCGCTTCTACGCCTGGGCGCATCGCCGCAAGATGATCGACGAACTCCCGTTCAGCTATCGGGACGCACCGCCGATCAGAGCCGCCTCAAAGGGCTTCCTTGCGCACGCGGCGGGCAAGCCTGCGCTGGGAAACATACTGACGGTCGCGGAATATGAAACCTTGCCTCGGCCGCTGCGCGTCCGCGATCTTCACCGGCTGCTGGCCGCCCTCGACATGCCCTATCGGCTGATCGCGGAGTGGGCGGTGACCAGTGGCATGCGACGGATGGAGCTATGTGCGCTCACGGTGGATCAGGTGCCGCGCAGCGACAGGCTGCACATGGAAGATCACCCGCTGGTGGGAATCCCGCTCACTGTCACGAAGGGCAGCCGAAGGCGCACGGTCTATCCGCCGCTGAGGCTCATCGACCGCACCAACTGGTATATCGGAGAAGATCGCGCGGGGCTCATAACGCGGCTGCGGCGACGAGATTCGAGTTACGCGCCGCCGAATACGCTGTTCCTCAACAGACGTGGCGCGCCAATCACCAAAGCCCGGTTGTCGGCCGCGTTCGCGCGCGGCTTTGCCGCGGCGGGGTTGGACGGGTCTGCCCATTGGCTGCGACACACCTTCGCGACGGTCATGCTGGTGCGGCTACAGGCGGAAGCGCAACGCAATCCCGACATCAATCCCCTCAAGGTCCTCCAGGTCCTGCTTGGTCATGCGTCGATCGAGACGACGGCGATCTATCTGCGCTGTGTCGAATTGCATGGAGACGAGATCGCCGAAACGATCGAGTATCTCTACGGACGCGTGATCGACGATGCGTACTGA
- a CDS encoding integrase, translating into MALAAPSKRNAPALPQAISSTSTWNDDIWRFDLTRPGVTDTSRTIDWTFELLDGSRFTDPTWTVLRETVKCFLWSLRTDPPTGKRRLGPSSLISIFHQMRVLVCWMVSEDYDRFNQLDAYAAARFMTTLTERPGRKGEALSLGTRAGYLSTLARLHSQREKLVDGVPDDLRRFLDEYGPRLPRLDRQGRGFPYTPDAVATALIGGALRLIGAPADDVIALRDRAAVAYAYRLDGRPTPAREAEARRMLDDFSFSTLPNEDSPWHAPVVQLKDIHKLIDRIYDACFVVIAWLVGARVSEILGLEAGCIERHVGPDGQEVTYLHGRIYKMATGDGGQPHRWIASKPVVRVVDVLERLSAPIRKKLGTRNLWMLTRDPALLRQPIGIPHSGAFGGRLNSSFRTMLDLPLHQGRPWHLNAHQGRKTFARFIGKRDRTGLHAFQEHLGHVSRVMTDTAYVGTDFELAELINDEILRETRAALEDLLTASNLSGHAGRMIASRSPFRGRTHDGDLGEYIDFVLKDSGMVLGVCDWGYCLYRREHSACQGDDHGPNAVFRTQSACARCANFAVSERHRAVWEDRKVRNAQLLEHPALDRESRKLAQERILECDRILRGLDGESGGVR; encoded by the coding sequence ATGGCGCTGGCTGCACCGAGCAAACGAAATGCTCCCGCACTGCCTCAGGCAATCTCCTCGACCTCGACCTGGAATGACGACATATGGCGCTTCGATCTTACCCGACCCGGTGTAACCGACACTAGCCGGACGATCGACTGGACGTTCGAGCTTCTCGATGGCAGCCGGTTCACCGACCCGACATGGACGGTGTTGCGCGAGACCGTCAAATGCTTCCTGTGGTCGCTCAGAACAGACCCGCCGACAGGCAAGCGAAGGCTCGGACCCAGTTCCCTCATCTCGATCTTCCACCAGATGCGTGTTCTGGTCTGCTGGATGGTCAGCGAAGACTATGACCGATTCAATCAGCTTGATGCCTATGCTGCGGCCCGATTCATGACCACGCTGACGGAACGACCGGGACGAAAAGGCGAAGCGCTGTCGCTTGGAACCCGAGCCGGGTATCTGTCGACGCTGGCGCGCCTCCATTCTCAACGTGAGAAACTGGTCGACGGCGTTCCCGATGATCTTCGCAGATTCCTGGATGAATACGGCCCCCGACTTCCCCGCCTCGATCGACAGGGGCGAGGCTTCCCCTATACGCCAGATGCGGTTGCAACGGCGCTGATCGGCGGCGCCCTCCGGCTCATCGGCGCGCCAGCCGACGATGTGATCGCGCTCCGCGATCGGGCCGCGGTTGCTTATGCCTACCGGCTTGATGGCAGGCCGACGCCGGCGAGAGAAGCGGAGGCTCGTCGAATGCTCGATGACTTCTCCTTCTCGACCTTGCCGAACGAGGACAGCCCATGGCACGCGCCAGTCGTGCAGTTGAAAGACATCCATAAGCTGATCGATCGCATCTACGATGCCTGCTTTGTGGTGATCGCCTGGCTCGTCGGAGCGCGCGTCTCGGAAATCCTCGGGCTCGAGGCCGGATGCATCGAGCGACATGTCGGCCCGGATGGCCAGGAGGTCACCTATCTGCATGGACGGATTTACAAGATGGCGACGGGCGACGGTGGCCAGCCTCATCGTTGGATCGCATCCAAACCCGTGGTCCGTGTCGTCGACGTACTGGAGCGGTTGTCGGCACCCATCCGCAAGAAGCTTGGGACACGCAATTTGTGGATGCTGACGCGGGATCCAGCGCTGCTGCGACAGCCGATCGGCATCCCACACAGTGGAGCCTTCGGCGGCCGGCTGAACAGCAGCTTCCGAACAATGCTCGACCTTCCTCTTCATCAAGGAAGACCTTGGCACCTGAACGCGCATCAGGGACGGAAGACGTTCGCGCGCTTCATCGGCAAGCGCGACAGGACAGGCCTTCATGCCTTCCAGGAGCATCTCGGACACGTGAGCCGGGTGATGACCGATACCGCCTATGTGGGCACAGACTTCGAGCTCGCCGAATTGATCAACGACGAAATCCTGAGGGAAACACGGGCAGCGCTCGAGGACCTTCTGACGGCGTCAAATCTGTCGGGCCATGCCGGGCGCATGATCGCGTCACGGTCGCCGTTCCGGGGCCGCACACACGATGGCGATCTCGGCGAATATATAGACTTCGTCCTGAAAGACAGCGGAATGGTGCTTGGCGTCTGCGACTGGGGTTACTGCCTCTATCGTCGTGAGCATTCAGCTTGCCAGGGCGATGACCACGGACCGAATGCAGTGTTCCGCACACAGAGCGCATGCGCCCGCTGCGCCAATTTTGCGGTCAGCGAGCGCCATAGAGCGGTTTGGGAGGATCGGAAGGTGCGCAATGCTCAGTTGCTTGAGCATCCTGCCCTCGATCGTGAAAGCCGTAAGCTCGCTCAAGAGCGCATCCTCGAATGCGATCGAATCCTCCGGGGGCTGGATGGGGAGAGCGGGGGTGTCCGGTGA